The following are from one region of the Paenibacillus sp. JZ16 genome:
- a CDS encoding glycoside hydrolase family 88/105 protein translates to MPALVFDDQQIEVVIDRVVDRTFRMDFSWDWPGGVAFYGVCEAYKATGKQEYLEQLKAWVDENMEDGLPKLSVNGVSIGHSLLTLYEVYEDERYIETAKEMAEFLTHDALRFGNGIFQHTVNSETYNFPEQAWVDTMFMAGYFLLRIGVMLDREDYFEDGLKQYHGHEDCLQDPVTNLYYHGWDNIAGNHMSGVFWCRGNAWAAITMARALELVPVTHPSFMIIEGSLRDQLSALVRLQHESGLWHTITSDPQSPLETSGSAGIAAALLTKGRIYNKYTQKSIDGILSKITEDGTVTGVSAGTAVMKDAAGYRGVPDKRIQGWGQGLALTFLAEVLKNKDNPY, encoded by the coding sequence ATGCCTGCACTTGTATTTGATGATCAACAGATTGAGGTTGTCATAGACCGCGTGGTCGACCGGACCTTTCGCATGGATTTCAGCTGGGACTGGCCGGGCGGGGTCGCCTTTTACGGAGTATGCGAAGCCTATAAGGCCACCGGCAAACAGGAGTATCTGGAACAGCTGAAAGCCTGGGTCGATGAAAATATGGAGGATGGGCTGCCCAAGCTGTCCGTCAACGGCGTCTCCATCGGTCATTCCCTGCTGACCTTATACGAGGTTTATGAAGATGAGCGGTATATTGAAACGGCCAAGGAAATGGCCGAGTTTCTCACGCATGATGCGCTGCGTTTCGGCAACGGCATCTTTCAGCATACGGTGAACTCCGAAACGTATAACTTTCCGGAGCAGGCGTGGGTTGATACGATGTTCATGGCAGGCTACTTCCTGCTTCGGATCGGCGTGATGCTGGACCGGGAGGATTACTTCGAGGATGGCCTGAAGCAGTATCATGGCCATGAAGATTGCCTGCAGGACCCTGTTACGAATCTCTATTACCACGGCTGGGACAATATTGCCGGCAACCATATGTCGGGCGTGTTCTGGTGCCGGGGCAATGCCTGGGCCGCCATCACGATGGCTCGTGCACTGGAGCTCGTGCCGGTTACGCATCCTTCCTTCATGATCATCGAAGGATCGCTGCGCGACCAGCTCAGCGCCCTGGTCCGGCTGCAGCATGAATCCGGCCTGTGGCATACGATTACAAGCGATCCGCAATCCCCGCTGGAAACGTCCGGCTCGGCCGGCATCGCCGCCGCCCTGCTGACCAAGGGACGCATCTATAATAAATACACGCAGAAATCGATTGACGGCATTTTGTCCAAGATTACTGAGGATGGCACCGTAACCGGCGTATCCGCGGGAACGGCCGTCATGAAAGACGCCGCAGGTTACAGAGGCGTGCCCGATAAGCGAATCCAGGGCTGGGGTCAAGGCTTGGCTCTGACCTTTCTCGCGGAAGTGCTGAAGAACAAGGACAATCCTTATTGA
- a CDS encoding carbohydrate ABC transporter permease, with product MTYPILWLVASSLKPNHEIFTTAYSLIPSRLEFSNYATGWKGFAGTTFGTFFKNSFIIVIISTIGAVASSALVAFGLARTKFFGQQFWFACMMITMMLPHDVVIVPQYVMFAKFGWLSSFKPLIVPQFFGIPFFIFLIMQFIRTIPKELDEAAKIDGCSKYGIFFRIVVPLIVPALITCSIFSFYWRWDDFINPLIYLNNPEKYPVSLALKLFLDGESLNNWGGMFAMATLSLLPVVIVFFIFQKYIVEGISTTGLKG from the coding sequence ATGACTTATCCGATTCTGTGGCTGGTCGCCAGCTCGCTGAAGCCCAATCATGAAATATTCACGACGGCTTACAGCCTGATTCCGAGTCGGCTGGAATTCTCGAATTATGCTACAGGCTGGAAGGGTTTTGCCGGGACTACCTTCGGTACCTTCTTTAAAAATTCTTTTATCATTGTCATCATATCCACCATCGGTGCCGTCGCTTCCTCTGCGCTTGTCGCCTTCGGCCTGGCTCGGACCAAGTTCTTCGGTCAGCAATTCTGGTTCGCCTGCATGATGATTACGATGATGCTGCCTCATGATGTCGTGATCGTTCCGCAGTATGTGATGTTCGCCAAATTCGGCTGGCTGTCTTCCTTCAAACCATTAATTGTTCCCCAATTCTTCGGCATTCCGTTCTTCATCTTCCTGATCATGCAATTTATCCGCACCATTCCGAAGGAACTGGATGAAGCCGCCAAGATTGACGGATGCAGCAAATACGGGATATTTTTCCGGATCGTTGTGCCATTGATCGTACCCGCTCTCATTACGTGTTCCATATTCTCCTTCTACTGGAGATGGGATGATTTCATCAATCCGCTCATTTACTTGAACAATCCGGAGAAATACCCGGTGTCACTTGCCTTGAAGCTCTTCCTTGACGGGGAGTCGCTTAATAACTGGGGCGGCATGTTTGCTATGGCTACCTTATCGCTGCTGCCGGTCGTCATCGTCTTCTTTATCTTCCAGAAATATATCGTGGAAGGGATCAGTACGACGGGATTGAAAGGGTAA
- a CDS encoding carbohydrate ABC transporter permease, with product MKRLRENEHITGYVFSAPFVLGFLIFTLYPILSSLYYSFTNYNLMEAPRWLGLGNYERLFLEDDKIGKSFQVTFTYVFASVPLRLIFALFVAMILNTATKAVGLYRSAFYLPSLIGGSVAVAIMWQQIFGDKGLVNSALSLFGIHSTTSWIGNPSTALWTLIALSIWQFGSSMIIFLAGLKNIPKDYYEAASVDGANAVHRFFKITLPMLSPIILFNLTLQTISAFLTFTPAYIISRGEGGPLDQTLLYSLYLYRKAFSHFEMGYASALAWIMLIIVGVLTLLIFRSSTRWVHYESKGD from the coding sequence ATGAAGAGGCTCCGTGAGAACGAGCACATCACCGGTTACGTGTTTTCAGCGCCGTTCGTTCTTGGTTTTCTCATCTTTACCTTATATCCAATTCTGTCGTCCCTGTATTATTCGTTCACCAATTACAATCTGATGGAAGCACCAAGATGGCTGGGCTTGGGGAATTATGAACGGTTGTTCCTGGAGGACGACAAGATCGGCAAATCGTTCCAGGTCACGTTCACCTATGTATTTGCCAGTGTCCCCCTCCGCCTTATCTTCGCCCTCTTTGTTGCCATGATCCTGAATACCGCAACCAAGGCGGTAGGGCTGTACCGCTCTGCCTTCTACCTGCCATCTCTCATTGGCGGAAGCGTGGCCGTGGCTATCATGTGGCAGCAGATCTTTGGCGACAAGGGACTCGTGAACTCTGCCCTTTCCCTCTTCGGGATCCATTCCACGACCTCTTGGATCGGAAATCCGAGCACGGCGCTATGGACACTAATCGCCTTGTCTATCTGGCAGTTCGGCTCCTCGATGATCATTTTTCTGGCTGGTTTGAAAAATATCCCGAAGGATTACTATGAGGCTGCCAGCGTGGACGGTGCCAATGCGGTCCATCGCTTTTTCAAGATTACGCTGCCTATGCTCAGCCCCATTATTTTGTTTAATTTGACGCTCCAGACAATTTCGGCGTTCCTGACCTTCACTCCGGCCTACATTATTTCGCGCGGAGAAGGCGGGCCCCTGGACCAAACGCTGCTCTATTCGCTCTATTTGTACCGCAAGGCGTTCTCGCATTTTGAGATGGGATACGCGTCGGCGCTTGCCTGGATCATGCTCATTATCGTTGGTGTCCTGACCCTGCTCATCTTCAGATCATCTACCCGCTGGGTTCATTACGAGTCGAAAGGAGATTGA
- a CDS encoding ABC transporter substrate-binding protein, with the protein MKKVLNAVLMFSLIGSLIGCSGGGAAEPPANGGTGTETPPAASDSKDPVKLRIAWWGGQSRHDYTLKVIEMYESQNPHVTIEPEYAPFDDYWKKLAPQAVAGGLPDIIQMDISYLNQYAGRNQLADLKPFTESGELDVADVSENALSGGEVSGKLVAMNLGVNALQTTFDVETMKKNGIDIPSKEWTWDDMDKMGAQAKEKGLQIGGFAYRHDVFFPYYLRTIGQKMYSADGKTIGYSDDQPFIDYFTRYQKWYDNGYILSLDKEAQKKGVAEEDEIVLGNSISGTGWSNQFLAVANLVTDRPLELNPMPGPGTKEGLFLKPSMYFSVTETSKHKEEAAKFISFFINDIEANKLIKGERGVPVSAKVKEALKPLLSENEAKIFDYVTWAEANSTPGDPPNPIGAVEIEKLLRDLSERILFKKISIEDAAAEFRKEANAILARSQQ; encoded by the coding sequence ATGAAAAAAGTGTTAAACGCGGTTCTGATGTTTTCCCTGATCGGAAGTTTGATCGGCTGTTCGGGCGGCGGCGCCGCAGAACCACCGGCAAACGGCGGAACCGGAACGGAAACGCCGCCGGCTGCAAGCGATAGCAAGGATCCGGTCAAGCTCCGCATTGCGTGGTGGGGCGGTCAGTCCCGGCATGATTATACCTTGAAGGTCATCGAGATGTATGAGTCCCAGAATCCGCATGTCACCATTGAGCCGGAGTATGCTCCATTCGATGACTATTGGAAGAAGCTTGCTCCCCAAGCGGTGGCCGGCGGACTTCCGGACATTATCCAGATGGACATCTCCTACCTGAATCAATATGCAGGCCGGAATCAACTGGCGGATTTGAAGCCGTTTACCGAGAGCGGCGAGCTCGATGTCGCCGATGTCAGCGAGAATGCGCTGAGCGGTGGTGAGGTCAGCGGCAAGCTGGTTGCCATGAACCTCGGCGTGAACGCACTCCAGACTACATTCGACGTGGAGACGATGAAGAAGAACGGCATCGATATTCCGTCCAAGGAATGGACCTGGGACGACATGGACAAGATGGGGGCACAAGCCAAAGAAAAAGGCCTGCAAATCGGAGGCTTTGCTTACCGGCATGACGTCTTCTTCCCTTACTACCTAAGAACCATCGGGCAGAAAATGTACAGCGCTGACGGCAAAACCATCGGATACAGCGACGACCAGCCTTTTATCGATTACTTCACCCGCTACCAGAAATGGTACGACAACGGATATATCCTGTCCCTGGACAAGGAAGCCCAGAAGAAAGGCGTAGCCGAAGAGGATGAAATTGTCCTGGGCAACTCCATATCAGGCACCGGCTGGTCCAACCAATTCCTCGCCGTGGCCAATCTGGTAACCGATCGTCCATTGGAGCTGAATCCGATGCCGGGACCCGGAACAAAAGAAGGACTCTTCCTGAAACCATCGATGTATTTCTCGGTCACCGAAACCTCCAAGCATAAAGAAGAAGCCGCCAAATTCATCAGCTTCTTCATCAACGACATTGAGGCCAACAAGCTGATCAAGGGCGAACGCGGCGTTCCCGTATCCGCCAAGGTGAAGGAAGCGCTCAAGCCGCTCCTCTCCGAGAACGAAGCCAAGATTTTCGACTATGTTACTTGGGCTGAGGCCAACAGCACGCCAGGCGATCCGCCTAACCCGATCGGCGCGGTGGAAATCGAGAAGCTGCTGCGAGATCTCAGCGAACGCATCCTGTTCAAGAAAATCTCGATCGAAGATGCCGCGGCCGAGTTCCGCAAGGAAGCGAATGCCATCTTGGCCAGATCTCAGCAATAA